The proteins below are encoded in one region of Anoplopoma fimbria isolate UVic2021 breed Golden Eagle Sablefish chromosome 19, Afim_UVic_2022, whole genome shotgun sequence:
- the LOC129108457 gene encoding myosin heavy chain, fast skeletal muscle-like, translating to MSTDAEMAMYGKAAIYLRKPEKERIEAQNAPFDAKSACYVVDAKELYLKGTILKKEGGKVTVKVLDTQEEKTVKEDDVTPMNPPKYDKIEDMAMMTHLNEASVLYNLKERYAAWMIYTYSGLFCATVNPYKWLPVYDAECVSAYRGKKRMEAPPHIFSVSDNAYQFMATDRENQSVLITGESGAGKTVNTKRVIQYFATISVGGDKKRDASKGSLEDQIIAANPLLEAYGNAKTVRNDNSSRFGKFIRIHFNSTGKLASADIETYLLEKSRVTFQLPDERGYHIFYQMMTGHKPELIDLALITTNPYDFPMCSMGQITVASIDDKIELEATDNAIDILGFSNEEKMSIYKMTGAVLHHGSMKFKQKQREEQAEPDGTEDADKVAYLLGLNSADMLKALCYPRVKVGNEYVTKGQTVPQVNNSVTALAKSIYEKMFLWMVIRINQMLDTRQARQFYIGVLDIAGFEIFDFNTLEQLCINFTNEKLQQFFNHHMFVLEQEEYKKEGIIWEFIDFGMDLAACIELIERPMGIFSILEEECMFPKATDTSFKNKLYDQHLGKNKAFEKPKPAKGKAEAHFSLLHYAGTVDYNISGWLDKNKDPLNDSVIQLYQKSSVKLLPVLYPPVVEEVGGSKKGGKKKGGSMQTVSSQFRENLGKLMTNLRSTHPHFVRCLIPNESKTPGLMENFLVIHQLRCNGVLEGIRICRKGFPSRILYADFKQRYKVLNASVIPEGQFIDNKKASEKLLGSIDVCHDEYKFGHTKVFFKAGLLGTLEEMRDEKLASLVTMTQALCRGYVMRKEFVKMTERREAIYTIQYNIRSFMNVKHWPWMKVYYKIKPLLKTAETEKELANMKENYDKMKTDLATALAKKKELEEKMVSLLQEKNDLQLQVASEGENLSDAEERCEGLIKSKIQMEAKLKETTERLEDEEEINAELTAKKRKLEDECSELKKDIDDLELTLAKVEKEKHATENKVKNLTEEMASQDESIAKLTKEKKALQEAHQQTLDDLQAEEDKVNTLTKAKTKLEQQVDDLEGSLEQEKKLRMDLERAKRKLEGDLKLAQESVMDLENDKQQSDEKIKKKDFEISQLLSKIEDEQSMGAQLQKKIKELQARIEELEEEIEAERAARAKVEKQRADLSRELEEISERLEEAGGATAAQIEMNKKREAEFQKLRRDLEESTLQHESTAAALRKKQADSVAELGEQIDNLQRVKQKLEKEKSEYKMEIDDLSSNMEAVAKAKGNLEKMCRTLEDQLSELKTKNDENVRQINDTSAQKARLLTENGEFSRQIEEKEALVSQLTRGKQAFTQQTEELKRQIEEEVKAKNALAHGLQSARHDCDLLREQFEEEQEAKAELQRGMSKANSEVAQWRTKYETDAIQRTEELEESKKKLAQRLQEAEEQIEAVNSKCASLEKTKQRLQSEVEDLMIDVERANSLAANLDKKQRNFDKVLAEWKQKYEEGQAELEGAQKEARSLSTELFKMKNSYEEALDHLETMKRENKNLQQEISDLTEQIGETGKSIHELEKSKKQVETEKSEIQTALEEAEGTLEHEESKILRVQLELNQIKGEVDRKLAEKDEEMEQIKRNSQRVIDSMQSTLDSEVRSRNDALRIKKKMEGDLNEMEIQLSHANRQAAESQKQLRNVQAQLKDAQLHLDDAVRAQDDLKEQAAMVDRRNGLMMAEIEELRAALEQTERSRKIAEQELVDASERVGLLHSQNTSLLNTKKKLEADLVQVQGEVDDTVQEARNAEEKAKKAITDAAMMAEELKKEQDTSSHLERMKKNLEVAVKDLQHRLDEAENLAMKGGKKQLQKLESRVRELETEVEAEQRRGADAVKGVRKYERRVKELTYQTEEDKKNVNRLQDLVDKLQLKVKAYKRQAEESEEQANVHLSKCRKVQHELEEAEERADIAESQVNKLRAKSRDSGKGKDSAE from the exons ATGAGTACGGACGCGGAGATGGCCATGTATGGCAAAGCTGCCATTTACCTTCGTAagccagagaaggagagaattGAGGCTCAAAACGCACCATTTGATGCCAAGAGTGCCTGCTACGTGGTCGATGCCAAGGAACTGTACCTGAAGGGAACAATCCTCAAGAAAGAGGGTGGCAAAGTCACCGTCAAAGTCCTGGATACTCAGGAG GAGAAGACAGTTAAAGAAGATGATGTCACTCCAATGAATCCTCCCAAGTATGACAAGATTGAGGACATGGCCATGATGACCCATCTCAATGAAGCCTCTGTGCTGTATAACCTCAAAGAGCGTTATGCAGCATGGATGATCTAC ACCTACTCTGGATTGTTCTGCGCCACTGTGAACCCCTACAAGTGGCTCCCAGTGTACGATGCTGAATGTGTATCTGCCTATAGAGGCAAGAAGCGTATGGAGGCTCCTCCCCAcatcttctctgtctctgacaACGCTTATCAGTTCATGGCAACTG aTAGGGAGAACCAATCTGTCTTGATCAC TGGAGAATCTGGTGCTGGAAAGACTGTGAACACCAAGCGTGTCATCCAGTACTTTGCAACAATCTCAGTTGGTGGAGACAAGAAGAGGGACGCATCAAAG GGGTCACTGGAGGATCAGATTATTGCAGCCAATCCTCTGCTGGAGGCCTATGGTAATGCCAAAACTGTGAGGAATGACAACTCTTCTCGTTTT GGTAAATTCATCAGAATCCATTTCAATTCAACTGGCAAACTGGCTAGTGCTGATATTGAGACAT ATCTGCTGGAGAAGTCTAGAGTGACATTCCAGCTTCCTGATGAAAGAGGCTACCACATCTTCTACCAGATGATGACCGGCCACAAACCTGAGCTGATTG ACTTGGCACTCATCACAACCAACCCCTACGACTTCCCCATGTGCAGCATGGGTCAGATCACTGTGGCCAGCATTGATGACAAAATTGAGCTGGAAGCCACTGAT AATGCTATTGATATCCTGGGCTTCTCTAATGAAGAAAAGATGAGTATCTACAAGATGACTGGTGCTGTGCTCCACCATGGTAGCATGAAGTTCAAGCAAAAACAGCGTGAGGAGCAGGCTGAGCCTGATGGCACAGAAG ATGCTGACAAGGTTGCTTACTTGCTGGGTCTGAACTCTGCTGACATGCTGAAGGCTCTGTGCTATCCCAGAGTGAAGGTCGGAAATGAGTATGTCACCAAGGGACAGACTGTACCCCAG gTGAACAACTCAGTGACTGCCCTGGCCAAGTCTATCTATGAGAAGATGTTCTTGTGGATGGTCATCCGTATCAACCAGATGTTGGACACTAGACAGGCGAGGCAGTTCTACATTGGTGTCCTGGATATCGCTGGATTTGAAATCTTTGAC TTCAACACATTGGAGCAGCTGTGCATCAACTTCACCAATGAGAAACTGCAACAGTTCTTCAATCACCACATGTTTGTCCTGGAGCAAGAGGAGTACAAGAAGGAGGGTATTATCTGGGAGTTCATTGACTTTGGCATGGACTTGGCTGCCTGCATTGAGCTGATTGAAAGG CCCATGGGCATCTTCTCCATCCTTGAAGAGGAGTGCATGTTCCCCAAGGCCACAGACACATCCTTCAAGAACAAGCTGTATGACCAGCATCTTGGCAAAAACAAGGCATTTGAGAAGCCAAAGCCCGCCAAGGGCAAGGCTGAGGCCCACTTCTCCCTATTGCACTATGCTGGTACCGTGGACTACAATATCAGTGGCTGGCTGGACAAGAACAAGGATCCACTGAATGACTCTGTCATTCAGCTGTACCAGAAATCCTCAGTGAAGCTGCTGCCTGTTCTGTATCCACCTGTTGTTGAGG AGGTTGGTGGCAGCAAGAAGGGAGGCAAGAAGAAGGGTGGTTCTATGCAGACTGTGTCTTCACAGTTTAGG GAGAACTTGGGCAAGCTGATGACTAACTTGAGGAGCACCCATCCTCACTTTGTGCGCTGCCTGATTCCCAATGAGTCAAAGACTCCAG gaTTGATGGAGAACTTCCTGGTCATCCACCAGCTCAGGTGTAACGGTGTGCTGGAAGGTATCAGAATCTGCAGAAAAGGTTTCCCCAGCAGAATTCTCTATGCTGACTTCAAGCAGAG GTACAAGGTGCTGAATGCCAGTGTCATCCCCGAGGGACAGTTCATTGACAACAAGAAGGCTTCAGAGAAGCTGCTCGGGTCAATTGATGTTTGTCATGATGAGTACAAATTTGGACACACCAAG gTGTTCTTCAAGGCCGGTCTGCTGGGTACCCTTGAGGAGATGAGAGATGAAAAACTGGCATCTCTGGTCACCATGACTCAAGCTTTGTGCCGTGGTTACGTCATGAGAAAGGAGTTTGTGAAGATGACTGAGAGGAG GGAAGCCATCTATACCATCCAGTACAATATCCGCTCATTCATGAATGTGAAACACTGGCCATGGATGAAGGTCTACTACAAGATCAAGCCTCTGCTGAAGACTGCTGAAACTGAGAAGGAGCTGGCAAACATGAAGGAGAACTATGATAAGATGAAAACTGACTTGGCTACCGCCCTGGCCAAGAAAAAGGaactggaggagaagatggTGTCCCTTCTGCAGGAAAAGAATGATCTGCAGCTGCAAGTAGCATCT GAAGGGGAGAATCTGTCAGATGCTGAAGAGAGATGTGAGGGCCTTATCAAGAGCAAGATTCAGATGGAGGCCAAACTCAAAGAGACAACTGAGAGactggaggatgaagaggaaatCAATGCTGAGCTCACTGCCAAaaagaggaagctggaggaTGAATGCTCTGAGCTCAAGAAGGATATTGATGACCTGGAGCTTACCTTGGCCAAAGTGGAGAAGGAGAAACATGCCACTGAGAACAAg GTCAAGAACCTGACCGAGGAGATGGCCTCTCAGGATGAGAGCATTGCTAAGTTGACCAAGGAAAAGAAAGCCCTTCAGGAGGCTCATCAGCAGACTCTTGATGACCTGCAGGCTGAGGAAGACAAAGTCAACACTCTGACCAAGGCCAAGACCAAGCTTGAGCAGCAAGTTGATGAT CTCGAGGGTTCTCTGGAGCAAGAGAAGAAGCTGCGTATGGACCTTGAGAGAGCCAAGAGGAAGCTCGAGGGTGATCTGAAACTGGCCCAGGAATCCGTCATGGATCTTGAGAATGACAAGCAGCAGTCCGACgagaaaattaaaaa GAAGGACTTTGAAATCAGTCAGCTCCTTAGCAAGATTGAAGATGAGCAGTCAATGGGTGCTCAGCTTCAGAAGAAGATCAAGGAGCTTCAG GCCCGCATTGAGGAACTGGAGGAGGAGATTGAGGCTGAGCGTGCTGCTCGTGCCAAGGTGGAGAAGCAGAGAGCTGACCTGTCCAGGGAACTTGAGGAGATCAGTGAGAGGCTGGAGGAGGCCGGTGGTGCCACTGCTGCTCAGATTGAGATGAACAAGAAGCGTGAGGCTGAGTTCCAGAAGCTCCGTCGTGACCTTGAGGAGTCCACTCTGCAGCATGaatccactgctgctgctcttcgcAAGAAGCAGGCTGACAGCGTTGCTGAGCTGGGAGAGCAGATTGACAACCTCCAGCGTGTTAAGCAGAAGCTTGAGAAGGAAAAGAGTGAATACAAGATGGAGATCGATGACCTCTCCAGCAACATGGAGGCTGTTGCTAAAGCAAAG GGAAATCTTGAAAAGATGTGCCGTACTCTTGAAGACCAACTTAGCGAACTGAAGACCAAGAATGATGAAAATGTTCGTCAGATCAATGACACAAGTGCACAGAAAGCACGTCTCCTGACAGAAAATG GTGAGTTCAGCCGTCAAATTGAAGAGAAAGAAGCCCTTGTCTCCCAGCTGACCAGAGGCAAACAGGCCTTCACACAGCAGACTGAGGAGCTGAAGAGACAGATTGAAGAGGAGGTTAAG GCCAAGAATGCTCTTGCCCATGGACTGCAATCAGCTCGCCACGACTGTGATCTGCTGAGGGAGCAGTttgaggaagagcaggaggccAAGGCTGAGCTGCAGCGGGGAATGTCCAAGGCCAACAGTGAGGTTGCTCAGTGGAGAACTAAGTATGAAACTGATGCTATTCAGCGCACAGAGGAGCTTGAGGAATCCAA gaaaaagCTGGCCCAGCGCCTTCAGGAGGCTGAGGAACAGATTGAGGCAGTGAATTCCAAGTGTGCTTCTCTTGAGAAAACCAAACAGAGGCTCCAGAGTGAGGTGGAGGACCTCATGATTGATGTGGAGAGGGCCAACAGTCTGGCTGCCAACCTTGACAAGAAGCAGAGGAACTTTGACAAG GTGTTGGCAGAGTGGAAACAGAAGTATGAGGAGGGTCAGGCAGAGCTTGAGGGAGCTCAGAAGGAGGCTCGTTCTCTCAGCACTGAGCTGTTCAAGATGAAGAACTCTTATGAAGAGGCTCTGGATCACCTGGAGACCATGAAGCGTGAAAACAAGAACCTGCAAC AGGAGATCTCAGATCTGACTGAACAGATTGGTGAGACTGGCAAGAGCATCCATGagctggagaagtcgaagaagcAAGTGGAGACAGAGAAGTCTGAGATCCAGACAGCTCTTGAAGAGGCTGAG GGAACTCTGGAACACGAAGAATCTAAGATCCTGCGTGTCCAGCTGGAGCTCAACCAGATTAAGGGTGAGGTGGACAGGAAGCTGGCAGAGAAAGATGAGGAGATGGAGCAGATCAAGAGGAACAGCCAGAGGGTGATTGACTCCATGCAGagcactctggactctgaggTCAGGAGCAGGAACGATGCCCTGAGAatcaagaagaagatggagggagaccTGAATGAGATGGAGATTCAGCTGAGCCACGCCAATCGCCAGGCTGCTGAGTCCCAGAAGCAGCTGAGGAATGTGCAGGCACAGTTGAAG GATGCACAACTGCACCTTGATGATGCTGTCAGAGCCCAGGATGACCTCAAGGAACAAGCTGCGATGGTGGATCGTAGGAATGGTCTCATGATGGCTGAAATTGAGGAACTTAGAGCTGCTctggagcagacagagagaagccGCAAAATTGCAGAGCAGGAGCTGGTTGATGCCAGTGAGCGTGTTGGACTTCTGCACTCTCAG aACACAAGCCTTCTGAACACCAAGAAGAAGCTTGAGGCTGACCTGGTCCAGGTCCAGGGTGAAGTGGATGACACTGTTCAGGAAGCAAGGAATGCAGAGGAGAAGGCCAAGAAGGCCATCACTGAT GCTGCTATGATGGCtgaggagctgaagaaggagcAGGACACTAGCTCTCAcctggagaggatgaagaagaaccTGGAGGTCGCTGTGAAGGACCTGCAGCACCGCCTGGATGAGGCTGAGAACCTGGCCATGAAGGGTGGCAAGAAGCAGCTCCAGAAACTTGAGTCTAGG GTGCGTGAGCTGGAGACTGAGGTTGAGGCTGAGCAAAGACGTGGAGCAGATGCTGTCAAGGGTGTCCGCAAATATGAGAGGAGAGTGAAGGAGCTCACCTATCAG ACTGAAGAGGACAAGAAAAATGTCAACAGGCTGCAGGATCTGGTTGACAAGTTGCAGCTCAAGGTGAAGGCCTACAAGAGGCAGGCTGAGGAGTCG GAGGAGCAGGCCAATGTCCATCTGTCCAAGTGCAGGAAGGTCCAGCatgagctggaggaggctgaggagcGTGCTGACATTGCAGAGTCCCAGGTCAACAAGCTGAGAGCAAAGAGCCGTGACTCTGGCAAG gGAAAAGATTCCGCTGAGTAA